Proteins from a genomic interval of Rattus norvegicus strain BN/NHsdMcwi chromosome 2, GRCr8, whole genome shotgun sequence:
- the Pdgfc gene encoding platelet-derived growth factor C isoform X1, with protein sequence MPQVTETTSPSVLPPSALSLDLLNNAVTAFSTVEELIRFLEPDRWQIDLDSLYKPTWPLLGKAFLYGKKSKAVNLNLLKEEVKLYSCTPRNFSVSIREELKRTDTIFWPGCLLVKRCGGNCACCLHNCNECQCVPRKVTKKYHEVLQLRPKIGVKGLHKSLTDVALEHHEECDCVCRGNTEG encoded by the exons CAAGTCACAGAAACTACGAGTCCTTCAGTGTTGCCCCCTTCAGCTTTGTCATTGGACCTGCTCAATAATGCTGTGACTGCCTTCAGTACTGTGGAAGAGCTGATTCGGTTCCTAGAGCCAGATCGATGGCAGATAGACTTGGACAGCCTCTACAAGCCAACATGGCCGCTTTTGGGCAAAGCTTTCCTGTATGGGAAAAAAAGCAAAG CGGTGAATCTGAACCTTCTCAAAGAAGAGGTAAAACTTTACAGCTGCACACCCCGGAACTTCTCTGTGTCCATACGGGAAGAGCTAAAGAGGACAGACACCATATTCTGGCCAGGTTGTCTCCTGGTCAAGCGCTGTGGAGGAAATTGTGCCTGTTGCCTCCATAATTGCAATGAATGTCAGTGTGTCCCACGTAAAGTTAcaaaaaagtaccatgag GTCCTTCAGTTGAGACCAAAAATTGGAGTCAAGGGATTGCATAAGTCGCTCACCGATGTGGCCCTGGAACACCATGAggaatgtgactgtgtgtgtagaGGAAACACAGAAGGGTAA